From a region of the Cyclopterus lumpus isolate fCycLum1 chromosome 5, fCycLum1.pri, whole genome shotgun sequence genome:
- the LOC117730506 gene encoding LOW QUALITY PROTEIN: zinc finger E-box-binding homeobox 2-like (The sequence of the model RefSeq protein was modified relative to this genomic sequence to represent the inferred CDS: deleted 2 bases in 2 codons), which produces MTEESRGKRRKQANPRRNRVFFVSPKLCLFSVFVLLTVDAEQVSSLGSEGEDEVGLWSLEPQDCQESLDKTSLTPSEGTEEPVSPARSTRLHSLSPGSRSYWPQVEQEAEAAEDATATSTNDREGDQDPLRMYCKNSDSQNALEDLAHYRFLAQLRKASTSASLLDHLNHNGSAAVYHPGSSHEELPPAIWSPGAQHHSPEGADAGRTQQACPFCHRMYQRGASLRDHIKYCQERDGGHMVCPLCGYTATLRAQMERHLAFHNQVQDKSVITLDQGIETRKFKCLQCGKAFKYKHHLKEHLRIHSGEKPYECSNCKKRFSHSGSYSSHLSSKKCLSGGGNGGGNAGGASGAFNGLSQSSYHHSFPTSPSAGVGKNSTDKGSLLASQTQDLTGLLCGVPEDPHQLSLQDPNHNPARASDLARLWDPSTELSLRASILKGTTLLPYLHSGTKFEQMLQEMLHREVRKEEEMDIGVGGAAMEERKVIYNEGGPDRKVSPDRRREAGRSGEGMTCRWCSQIFPNVAVLLQHERYLCKMNREAMEVPEGLRSNDHPLPPLFFPRSALQLENSKPSEVANKSGNKSPLQKPSWHSLPQQLLVAMYSPPQPHHDAPSSQAYCSSQEKGSPSQPMNHSPELSSPRVRRRVPSSGFGSPVCLDLPSCPPELASPKNLASSPWSAQNEPLDLSLPKQLSDKQGRNKTMNGNSARGERREHGTQQLKRPSPTSHLSLHHHPVYSGAGAHMFPGSLYNGFPIFNQSGLGLSGPDGITAIPFSQTASSPGFLSPLAYMMDADAEATMKKLHQERQALNGEKVLSHGALDYLSLMDEGLEGEGGSREKRLKKTDEGLYACDICEKTFQKSSSLLRHKYEHTGKRPHECKICNKAFKHKHHLIEHSRLHSGEKPYQCDKCGKRFSHSGSYSQHMNHRYAYCSKDQDPDQDNEEMPFPPGAGRNIEGCLADETPLSMEDTQTAHSFLSDSSLDGAAEALKEEEEEEEDKDAGVSDGHVEKALVGLSGVEEELRGSPILGSPTVENGVQNERNGYDVGNHIGKAERQFWDRVTEGQNADLDNCELSLDLTELPRIKT; this is translated from the exons ATGACGGAAGAGAGCAGGGGCAAGCGGAGGAAACAAGCCAACCCCAGGAGGAACCGAG TCTTTTTTGTCTCCCCtaaattgtgtcttttttctgtttttgtcctCCTCACAGTGGATGCTGAGCAAGTGAGTTCACTGGGATCTGAGGGGGAGGATGAGGTGGGCCTGTGGAGCCTGGAGCCCCAGGACTGCCAGGAGAGCCTGGACAAGACAAGCTTGACACCGAGCGAGGGCACGGAGGAGCCTGTTAGCCCTGCTCGCTCCACGCGGCTGCACAGCCTCAGCCCCGGCAGCAGGAGCTACTGGCcgcaggtggagcaggaggccGAGGCCGCAGAAGACGCCACCGCCACATCTACCAATGACAGGGAGGGAGACCAGGATCCTTTGAGGATGTACT GCAAGAACTCAGACTCCCAAAATGCATTGGAGGACCTGGCCCACTATAGATTTCTGGCCCAGTTGAGGAAGGCCTCTACCTCAGCCAGTCTCTTGGACCACCTGAACCACAATGGCTCGGCAGCGGTGTACCACCCGGGAAGCAGTCACGAGGAGCTGCCACCTGCCATCTGGTCACCAGGTGCTCAGCACCACTCACCCGAGGGAGCAG ATGCGGGCAGGACCCAGCAGGCATGTCCATTTTGCCACAGAATGTATCAGCGAGGAGCCTCTTTGAGGGACCACATCAAGTACTGTCAGGAGAGGGATGGGGGCCACATGGTCTGCCCGCTCTGTGGATACACTGCCACCCTTAGGGCACAGATGGAGCGGCACCTCGCTTTTCATAACCAAGTGCAGGACAAG AGTGTCATCACTTTGGATCAAGGCATTGAGACCAGGAAGTTCAAATGTCTGCAGTGTGGGAAAGCATTCAAGTACAAACACCACCTCAAAGAGCATCTACGCATCCACAGCG GTGAGAAACCTTACGAGTGCTCCAACTGCAAGAAACGTTTCTCTCACTCGGGCTCCTACAGCTCCCACTTAAGCAGCAAAAAGTGCCTGAGTGGCggaggaaatggagggggaaaTGCAGGAGGAGCCAGCGGTGCATTTAATGGACTTAGCCAAAGCTCCTACCACCACTCATTTCCAACATCTCCCTCTGCAGGTGTGGGCAAGAACAGTACTGACAAGGGCTCCCTGTTGGCTTCACAGACCCAAGATCTTACCGGGCTTCTATGTGGAGTCCCAGAGGACCCTCACCAGCTTTCCCTACAGGACCCCAACCACAACCCCGCCAGAGCGTCAGACCTGGCTCGGCTTTGGGACCCCTCAACAGAGCTCTCTCTGAGGGCCAGTATCCTAAAGGGGACCACCCTGCTGCCTTATCTGCACTCTGGGACCAAGTTTGAACAGATGCTGCAGGAGATGCTTCACAGGgaggtgaggaaagaggaggagatggacatAGGAGTAGGAGGAGCTGCAATGGAGGAAAGGAAGGTGATTTACAATGAAGGAGGGCCTGACAGGAAGGTGTCGCCTGACAGGAGAAGAGAAGCAGGGAGGTCAGGTGAAGGGATGACGTGTCGTTGGTGCTCCCAGATTTTCCCCAATGTGGCGGTGCTCCTGCAGCACGAGCGTTACCTCTGCAAGATGAACCGAGAAGCGATGGAGGTGCCCGAGGGTCTCCGCAGCAATGACCATCCCTTGCCACCGTTGTTCTTCCCCAGATCTGCTCTCCAACTAGAGAACAGCAAACCGAGTGAAGTAGCCAACAAGTCTGGAAACAAATCCCCATTGCAGAAGCCCAGCTGGCACTCTTTACCGCAGCAGCTTTTGGTGGCAATGTACTCTCCCCCACAGCCCCACCATGATGCCCCCTCCTCTCAAGCGTACTGCTCCAGCCAGGAAAAGGGAAGCCCAAGCCAACCAATGAACCACTCCCCAGAGCTGTCATCACCTCGGGTCAGAAGGAGGGTTCCCTCTTCAGGTTTCGGTTCTCCAGTCTGCCTGGACCTCCCCAGCTGTCCTCCTGAACTGGCCTCCCCTAAGAACCTGGCCAGCAGCCCCTGGTCTGCACAGAACGAGCCTCTGGACCTCTCCCTGCCCAAGCAGCTCTCAGACAAGCAGGGGAGGAACAAAACTATGAATGGCAACTCagccagaggagagaggagggagcacGGGACCCAGCAGCTCAAGAGACCGAGTCCAACGTCACACCTCTCCCTTCACCACCATCCGGTCTACAGTGGGGCCGGAGCTCATATGTTTCCAGGTTCCTTATATAATGGATTTCCTATCTTCAACCAGTCTGGTTTAGGGCTTTCAGGTCCTGATGGCATCACAGCGATTCCTTTCAGCCAG ACAGCTAGTAGCCCAgggtttctctctcctctggctTACATGATGGATGCAGACGCAGAGGCGACCATGAAAAAGCTCCACCAGGAGAGACAAGCTCTCAATGGTGAGAAAG TGTTGAGCCACGGAGCTCTAGACTACCTCTCCCTCATGGATGAAGGactggagggagaaggggggTCCCGGGAGAAAAGACTGAAGAAGACCGATGAGGGGCTTTACGCTTGCGACATTTGTGAA AAAACTTTTCAGAAGAGCAGCTCTCTGCTCCGACACAAATACGAGCACACAG GTAAGCGTCCTCACGAGTGCAAGATCTGCAACAAGGCCTTTAAGCATAAGCACCATCTGATTGAGCACAGCCGACTGCACTCTGGAGAGAAACCCTACCAATGTGACAAGTGTGGCAAACGCTTCTCTCACTCCGGCTCATACTCACAGCACATGAACCACCGCTATGCCTACTGCAGCAAAGACCAGGATCCAGACCAAGATAACGAGGAAATGCCTTTCCCCCCAGGGGCGGGCAGAAATATCGAGGGCTGCCTCGCCGATGAGACCCCTCTGTCCATGGAGGACACTCAGACGGCGCACTCCTTCCTCAGCGATTCCAGTCTGGATGGAGCTGCAGAGGCCCtcaaggaggaggaagaagaagaggaggataaaGACGCAGGGGTTAGTGATGGTCATGTGGAAAAGGCACTAGTGGGTTTGTCAGGGGtagaagaggagctgagaggaagccCCATCCTTGGATCACCTACAGTGGAGAATGGAGTGCAAAACGAGAGAAATGGTTATGATGTGGGAAACCACATTGGCAAAGCAGAGAGACAATTCTGGGACAGAGTCACTGAGGGCCAGAATGCAGACTTGGACAACTGTGAACTTAGCCTGGATTTAACAGAATTGCCCAGAATAAAAACTTAA